From the Selenomonas timonae genome, one window contains:
- a CDS encoding LUD domain-containing protein, with protein MSDTAYEERIVRTLAAFQRNRYDVARFAERTAAADYLAREIRGKRVGFGDSETLRALSLYERLSEHNEVIDPPRAGHVGGIEAFLAAGREALMTDVFLLSANAITEEGQILNMDGAGNRVAGSLFGHEKTYFVVGINKLVPNIEAGIARIHEIAAPRNAHRKGKKTPCAKDGMRCYDCAALERICNALTIHYKKMSYRPMELVLIEEELGL; from the coding sequence ATGTCTGACACGGCATATGAGGAGCGCATTGTCCGCACGCTTGCGGCGTTCCAGAGGAATCGCTACGATGTTGCACGCTTCGCAGAGCGCACGGCTGCGGCGGACTATCTCGCCCGCGAGATTCGCGGCAAGCGTGTCGGCTTCGGCGACTCCGAAACGCTGCGCGCCCTTTCCCTCTATGAGCGGCTGAGTGAACACAACGAGGTCATCGACCCGCCGCGCGCGGGGCACGTCGGCGGCATCGAGGCATTTCTCGCGGCAGGGCGAGAGGCGCTGATGACGGATGTGTTCCTGCTCTCAGCGAACGCCATCACGGAAGAGGGGCAGATTCTCAACATGGACGGTGCGGGCAATCGTGTCGCGGGCTCGCTTTTCGGGCATGAAAAGACCTACTTCGTCGTCGGCATCAATAAGCTCGTCCCCAACATCGAGGCGGGGATTGCGCGCATCCACGAGATTGCCGCTCCGCGCAATGCACACCGCAAGGGGAAGAAGACGCCCTGCGCAAAGGACGGTATGCGTTGCTACGACTGCGCGGCACTCGAACGCATCTGCAACGCCCTCACAATTCACTACAAGAAAATGAGCTACCGTCCGATGGAGTTGGTGCTGATCGAGGAGGAATTGGGGCTGTAA
- a CDS encoding suppressor of fused domain protein, whose translation MKKIGRNNSAYKKKAPMPTEVYTEEELETVESYIETNFGTYANVFHEIVSPDIHLDICIIDPTEERNYYMLVTLGMGAHRMNVPKELAEYKLERAELAIALPPDWKIHEDDEVHYWPIRLLKNLARLPIENDTWLAWGHTISNRSPYAASTNLRAALLVSAQVKGGGDTVCPLANGDEVNFYQIIPLHKDELKYKLKHDANALLDRFAERRVSFVIDPERRSALASEDFTDLVMDNAQWHLDSLREKKLPVDEITAYNHLAIYLRYCIEHELMADWFVRQYAATVRAVREHPADTDLRPFIRDDLHGILMRGFFGEEGTAFAQYYYDGEAPSFPSDIDNYALSYFGAARYHSNEFKQEAYLFVPFDEDYYAAMAQLIAQRWDAWKRNSDERKENEDEAPSDVAAAIMQYLNCGRADCSLMYFPPMADDDPIVAAYSYAARLGVREGYVPLLIVPSDTLWESLTMNVEAEKGAFKDYDFDADAVEKYRKKILAQPIGDGKLILTERLGERFELSREEAPDDGDGEEFRETDHFISYWDYETQKTQPMILAKIPVKHPWTVFAYLPFGGWNDCPDTAALMAVSKYWHERHGAVPAVLTYDTLEYSVPAPIEPQERALDLAKEQYAFCADIIDQGTPGMSVGKLANELRSSNIWYFWWD comes from the coding sequence ATGAAAAAAATTGGCAGAAATAACTCTGCATATAAAAAGAAAGCCCCCATGCCCACAGAGGTCTATACTGAGGAAGAACTGGAGACCGTCGAAAGTTACATTGAGACGAACTTCGGCACGTATGCAAACGTCTTTCATGAGATTGTCTCGCCGGACATCCACCTGGACATCTGCATTATCGATCCGACCGAGGAACGCAACTACTATATGCTCGTCACCCTCGGAATGGGCGCGCACCGCATGAACGTGCCAAAAGAGCTCGCCGAATATAAGCTCGAACGCGCGGAACTCGCGATCGCCCTGCCCCCCGACTGGAAGATCCACGAGGACGACGAAGTGCACTACTGGCCGATCCGCCTGCTGAAGAACCTCGCACGTCTGCCGATCGAGAACGATACATGGCTCGCATGGGGACACACGATCAGCAACCGATCGCCCTATGCCGCAAGCACCAATCTGCGCGCTGCCCTGCTCGTCAGCGCGCAGGTCAAAGGCGGAGGAGACACCGTCTGCCCCCTCGCGAACGGCGATGAGGTCAATTTCTATCAGATCATCCCGCTCCACAAGGACGAACTCAAATATAAACTGAAACATGACGCTAATGCCCTGCTCGACCGTTTCGCCGAGCGTCGTGTGAGCTTCGTCATTGATCCGGAGAGGCGCAGCGCACTCGCGTCCGAGGACTTCACCGATCTCGTAATGGACAATGCGCAGTGGCACCTCGACAGCCTGCGCGAAAAGAAGCTGCCCGTGGACGAAATCACGGCGTACAACCACCTCGCGATCTATCTGCGCTACTGCATCGAGCACGAGCTGATGGCGGATTGGTTCGTCCGCCAGTATGCGGCGACCGTCCGCGCTGTGCGGGAGCATCCGGCAGATACCGACCTGCGCCCCTTTATCCGCGACGACCTGCACGGCATTCTGATGCGCGGTTTCTTTGGCGAGGAGGGCACGGCGTTCGCACAGTATTACTACGATGGTGAAGCTCCCTCCTTCCCCTCGGACATCGACAACTATGCCCTCTCCTACTTCGGTGCGGCGCGTTACCACTCGAACGAGTTCAAACAGGAGGCATACCTCTTTGTCCCGTTCGACGAGGACTACTATGCGGCGATGGCGCAGCTCATCGCACAGCGATGGGACGCATGGAAGCGGAACAGCGACGAGCGAAAGGAAAATGAAGATGAGGCGCCAAGCGACGTCGCTGCCGCAATCATGCAGTACCTGAACTGCGGCAGGGCGGACTGCTCCCTGATGTATTTCCCACCGATGGCGGACGATGATCCGATTGTCGCGGCATATAGTTACGCTGCACGGCTTGGCGTCCGCGAGGGCTATGTCCCCCTGCTCATCGTCCCGAGCGATACACTGTGGGAGAGCCTGACGATGAATGTGGAAGCGGAGAAGGGCGCGTTCAAGGACTATGATTTCGATGCCGATGCCGTGGAAAAGTACCGCAAGAAAATCCTTGCACAGCCCATCGGAGACGGCAAGTTGATTCTGACGGAGCGGCTCGGCGAACGTTTTGAACTGAGCCGAGAGGAGGCACCGGACGATGGAGATGGGGAAGAGTTCCGTGAGACCGACCACTTTATCAGCTACTGGGACTACGAGACGCAGAAAACGCAGCCGATGATTCTCGCCAAGATTCCCGTGAAACATCCGTGGACAGTGTTTGCATATCTGCCGTTCGGCGGGTGGAACGACTGCCCCGACACCGCCGCGCTGATGGCGGTGTCGAAATACTGGCACGAACGGCACGGCGCTGTGCCTGCCGTCCTCACCTATGATACGCTCGAATACAGCGTTCCCGCGCCCATAGAGCCGCAGGAGCGCGCCTTGGATCTGGCGAAGGAGCAGTATGCGTTCTGCGCCGACATCATCGATCAGGGCACGCCTGGCATGAGCGTCGGCAAGCTGGCAAACGAGCTGCGCAGCTCGAATATCTGGTATTTCTGGTGGGATTAA
- a CDS encoding cyclase family protein, producing MAYHLWNVLDELKSDAYEWVDLTHPLNNDSPYWAGIPEGSVELSKTCFDWGNPMLDCLIQTFKFPGQFGTHIDFPGHFVRNRPLAESYGAQHMLYPLCVIDVTEQVARDVHYAVTVEDIKAYEAKYGAIPDGAFVALYTGWSKHWPDMDAISGTAEDGSENFPGWSMDALKYIYETRNAAASGHETLDTDASVEAAKAGDLACERYILDKGKLQVEVLTNLDRIAPAGALLFVAWPNIEGATGLPARVIAITPKK from the coding sequence ATGGCATATCATCTGTGGAATGTTCTGGACGAGCTGAAGTCCGACGCGTATGAGTGGGTGGATCTGACGCATCCGCTGAACAACGACAGTCCGTATTGGGCGGGGATTCCGGAGGGATCGGTGGAGCTGTCGAAGACCTGCTTTGACTGGGGCAATCCGATGCTCGACTGCCTGATCCAGACGTTCAAGTTTCCGGGGCAGTTTGGGACACACATCGACTTTCCGGGGCATTTCGTCCGCAACCGTCCGCTTGCTGAGTCCTACGGGGCGCAGCACATGCTCTATCCGCTGTGCGTGATCGACGTGACGGAGCAGGTCGCGCGCGATGTGCACTATGCGGTGACGGTGGAGGACATCAAGGCGTACGAGGCGAAGTACGGCGCAATCCCAGACGGTGCGTTCGTTGCGCTCTACACGGGGTGGAGCAAACATTGGCCGGATATGGATGCGATCTCCGGCACGGCGGAGGACGGCAGTGAGAACTTCCCCGGCTGGTCGATGGATGCGCTGAAGTACATCTACGAAACGCGCAATGCAGCGGCGAGCGGGCATGAGACACTCGACACGGACGCCTCGGTGGAGGCGGCAAAGGCGGGGGATCTTGCGTGCGAGCGCTATATCCTCGACAAGGGGAAGCTGCAGGTCGAGGTGCTGACGAATCTTGACCGCATTGCACCTGCGGGCGCGCTGCTCTTCGTCGCGTGGCCGAACATCGAGGGCGCGACGGGGCTGCCTGCGCGCGTGATTGCGATTACACCGAAGAAGTAA
- a CDS encoding M48 family metalloprotease produces MKKYIFSMGLMFGLLLAAAQPFSPAQAHFMTSAEEREIGAAAAERTEEKYDVAWDDDIVEIQKRLIECNPTQLNWNDGRHTRWLAPMKLYHSDHPNAFMLRGGYSYMADSMVNFMNTYQNDGYTNSNNLRPMNRSNIYNTSSVAFVMGHEFGHWAGKDHLEGYDKQFGLNLLVGIFGGQAGSVGGALAQSAGVNLVDTLIDRQMSFNQEKGADEWGIKFLENVPEYSTGGALTKFYRFMKLEEIRYPDGKRPKNFRNPHPETQKRFDRVADYIKKSSNGRVGVNSYGNVFLDRVHLDIPSRMDVADVERSFYIAGQIAAAIKKDIFHRENISVVAPSESRYGYDPNIPRMSYVVFSSKDGSEVKILDLIAYDKTRSYEENLNSSIYGKAEIKMMDQIIGLMEEYDRTHPRRR; encoded by the coding sequence ATGAAGAAGTATATATTTTCCATGGGGCTTATGTTTGGGCTTTTGCTGGCAGCGGCGCAGCCGTTCTCGCCTGCACAGGCGCACTTTATGACGAGCGCGGAGGAGCGCGAGATCGGTGCAGCTGCGGCGGAGCGTACGGAGGAGAAGTACGATGTCGCGTGGGACGATGACATCGTCGAGATCCAGAAGCGGCTGATTGAGTGCAACCCCACGCAGCTCAACTGGAATGACGGCAGGCACACGCGCTGGCTGGCGCCGATGAAGCTGTACCATTCCGATCATCCGAATGCATTTATGCTCCGGGGCGGGTATTCGTATATGGCGGATTCGATGGTGAACTTTATGAACACTTATCAGAATGACGGCTATACGAATAGTAACAACCTACGCCCAATGAATAGGTCAAATATTTATAATACGTCGTCTGTTGCTTTTGTGATGGGGCACGAGTTCGGGCATTGGGCTGGAAAAGATCATCTTGAGGGTTATGATAAACAGTTTGGTTTGAATCTACTTGTTGGTATCTTTGGTGGACAGGCTGGATCTGTTGGTGGCGCTCTCGCTCAGAGTGCTGGTGTGAACCTTGTTGATACACTTATTGATCGTCAGATGTCGTTCAATCAGGAGAAGGGTGCTGACGAGTGGGGGATTAAATTCCTTGAAAACGTTCCTGAGTATTCAACTGGTGGAGCGTTAACGAAGTTTTATAGGTTCATGAAGCTTGAAGAGATTCGTTATCCCGATGGAAAACGCCCTAAGAATTTCCGAAACCCTCATCCTGAGACACAAAAGCGTTTTGATCGCGTGGCAGATTATATTAAGAAAAGTTCGAATGGGCGGGTTGGTGTTAATAGTTATGGAAACGTATTCTTAGACAGAGTACACCTTGATATTCCTTCACGTATGGATGTTGCTGATGTAGAACGCAGCTTTTACATTGCAGGACAGATTGCTGCGGCAATTAAAAAAGATATTTTTCATCGTGAAAACATAAGCGTTGTTGCACCGAGCGAAAGTCGGTATGGATATGATCCAAACATCCCAAGAATGAGTTATGTTGTGTTTTCGAGCAAGGATGGTTCAGAGGTTAAGATCCTTGATTTGATTGCATACGATAAGACGCGATCTTATGAAGAGAATCTTAATAGCAGCATCTATGGTAAAGCTGAGATTAAGATGATGGATCAGATTATTGGTCTTATGGAGGAGTACGATCGTACGCATCCGCGCAGAAGGTGA
- a CDS encoding pyridoxamine 5'-phosphate oxidase family protein, translating into MNMREEFERMMREQYEIALATMTDGLPHVRIVNFYYASKEHRVYFATLKDNEKVVELAANPNIAFSTVPHNNTMEHIRAQGHAVKSARTIHELADVFAEKCPRVREFINAVGDDLILYEITLTEAVVNLDLGKRETIVL; encoded by the coding sequence ATGAACATGAGGGAAGAATTCGAGCGCATGATGCGCGAGCAGTACGAGATTGCACTCGCGACGATGACGGACGGGCTGCCGCATGTGCGCATTGTAAACTTCTACTATGCATCTAAGGAGCATCGCGTCTACTTCGCCACGCTGAAGGACAACGAGAAGGTCGTCGAGCTTGCCGCTAACCCAAACATCGCCTTCAGCACCGTGCCGCACAACAACACGATGGAGCACATCCGCGCACAGGGACACGCGGTCAAATCTGCCCGCACGATCCACGAGCTCGCCGATGTCTTTGCGGAGAAATGCCCGCGCGTGCGCGAGTTCATCAACGCCGTCGGCGACGACCTCATCCTCTACGAGATCACGCTGACAGAGGCAGTCGTAAACCTCGATCTTGGAAAGCGCGAGACAATCGTACTCTAA
- a CDS encoding tetratricopeptide repeat protein yields the protein MTLLEQCQVWHEANEFTKIIEALEALPAEERTPETDSELARAYNNAADLGQRDYYERAIELLKPHAEHFEGDHLWNFRMGYAYYYLDQEGRALPYFEAALAALPGDADTEQLIEACRERITLPLFERPFRTRVTEAWSAFEEAEADLRALMDAEDQGEEMIARCGDILHIAFDDVSFEMGKSAEKYELILSPEGERRKLFALVYFARQAPASVLEHWNIRVGRAASVGFALRAKEDSVEAKDVTVYYERAEESEVTLTLYCKKLLPLLQRDENRVWWMLTLLLDQTLGEIAAMRLLHDLDIVDTPQEGASVTLRELPDALRAEGLSLTNDAEEYLDNAYLAYEREPDTGSELTWRDDIYTGLIRLPSAISTYLSGDPKLVDDYHADGIVAGFIAYPLMGALDGDAQAILDFRDDLITAVTKAADGDAFCLLGAATGTEVGYLDFLAWDAQTVLDAAKAHLEQSELPWAVFHSFRRDAQPVTLFDRTEDESEKNAGTPAKSLLSAAAVRKLEAMDEGSSGYFYKMLNYLDGYIRNGVIKGNFTREEALADLQIALWYAYACNNIDDYAYYYQSTMYLAAAEANARGCGTYYYRYAVALMHCGRLDDALRYAEQGAREEPDYPWVYLELGKLRAHFGDRDGALDAVAKGLALVPDDHEFLTLAREIEEGATIEQMSYHWIDPNFDRELQEATAEGEELAPHPTVDATEDMYEKQRVIACIRVNEAGLAYFRQLFRPDPQDYEKNAPYCSFHYPVGDTQVQLVFRMNEAGISKRDPAWLRTQKTRLDDGRWASRTDEQGTGVLTAVHFELDNSVTLVYQYPWQENPVYIPLDEDGNPKDEAEE from the coding sequence ATGACCTTGTTGGAGCAGTGCCAAGTCTGGCACGAGGCGAACGAATTCACAAAGATCATCGAGGCGCTTGAGGCGCTGCCCGCAGAGGAGCGCACGCCGGAGACGGACTCCGAGCTGGCGCGCGCGTACAACAATGCAGCGGATCTCGGGCAGAGGGACTATTACGAGCGTGCAATCGAACTCCTCAAACCGCACGCAGAGCATTTCGAGGGCGATCATCTCTGGAACTTCCGCATGGGCTATGCCTACTACTATCTCGACCAGGAGGGGCGTGCCCTGCCCTACTTCGAAGCGGCGCTCGCCGCACTCCCCGGCGATGCGGACACGGAGCAGCTGATTGAGGCGTGCCGCGAGCGCATCACGCTGCCGCTCTTTGAACGGCCATTCCGCACGCGTGTCACGGAAGCATGGAGTGCATTCGAGGAGGCGGAGGCAGACCTGCGCGCGCTGATGGACGCGGAGGATCAGGGCGAGGAGATGATCGCGCGCTGCGGAGACATCCTGCACATTGCCTTTGACGACGTGTCGTTCGAGATGGGGAAAAGCGCGGAGAAATACGAGCTGATCCTCTCGCCCGAGGGGGAGCGCCGCAAACTCTTCGCGCTCGTCTATTTTGCACGCCAAGCTCCCGCCTCTGTGCTGGAGCACTGGAACATCCGCGTCGGACGCGCGGCATCCGTCGGCTTTGCCCTGCGTGCGAAGGAGGACAGCGTCGAGGCAAAGGACGTCACGGTCTATTATGAGCGCGCGGAAGAGTCGGAAGTCACGCTCACGCTCTACTGCAAAAAGCTCCTGCCGCTCCTGCAGAGGGACGAAAACAGAGTGTGGTGGATGCTCACCCTGCTCCTCGACCAGACGCTCGGCGAGATTGCCGCCATGCGGCTTCTGCACGATCTCGATATCGTCGACACGCCGCAAGAGGGTGCGTCGGTCACGCTCAGAGAGTTGCCCGATGCCCTCCGCGCAGAGGGCCTTTCCCTCACAAACGACGCGGAGGAATATCTCGATAACGCATACCTTGCCTACGAGCGTGAGCCGGACACCGGCTCTGAGCTCACTTGGCGTGACGATATCTATACGGGCCTCATACGCCTGCCCTCCGCGATCAGCACTTATCTGTCCGGCGACCCGAAGCTCGTGGACGACTACCATGCGGACGGGATTGTGGCTGGCTTTATCGCCTATCCGCTGATGGGCGCACTCGACGGTGACGCACAAGCTATTCTCGATTTCCGCGATGATCTTATCACGGCGGTCACGAAGGCTGCGGACGGTGATGCCTTTTGCCTCCTCGGTGCCGCGACAGGGACGGAGGTCGGCTATCTGGACTTCCTCGCGTGGGATGCGCAGACGGTACTGGATGCGGCAAAGGCGCACCTCGAGCAGAGTGAGCTGCCTTGGGCGGTCTTCCACTCCTTCCGCCGCGATGCACAGCCTGTTACCCTGTTTGACCGAACAGAAGACGAGAGCGAAAAGAATGCGGGCACGCCCGCAAAGTCCCTGCTCTCCGCCGCCGCAGTCAGGAAGCTCGAAGCGATGGACGAGGGTTCGAGCGGCTATTTCTACAAGATGCTGAACTATCTCGACGGCTACATCCGCAACGGCGTCATCAAGGGGAATTTTACGCGCGAGGAGGCGCTCGCCGATCTTCAAATCGCCCTCTGGTACGCCTATGCGTGCAACAACATCGACGACTATGCGTACTACTACCAGAGCACAATGTATCTGGCGGCAGCAGAGGCGAATGCGCGTGGGTGCGGCACGTACTACTATCGCTACGCCGTCGCGCTCATGCACTGCGGGCGGCTGGACGATGCGCTGCGCTATGCCGAGCAGGGCGCACGCGAGGAGCCGGACTATCCGTGGGTTTATCTTGAACTCGGCAAGCTGCGCGCTCACTTTGGTGACCGCGATGGTGCACTCGACGCCGTGGCAAAGGGGCTTGCGCTCGTGCCGGACGATCATGAATTTCTGACGCTTGCACGTGAGATCGAGGAGGGTGCAACCATCGAGCAGATGTCCTACCACTGGATCGATCCCAACTTTGACCGTGAACTGCAGGAGGCGACGGCTGAGGGAGAGGAGCTCGCACCGCACCCAACCGTAGATGCGACGGAGGATATGTACGAGAAGCAGCGCGTCATCGCGTGCATTCGCGTGAACGAAGCGGGGCTTGCCTATTTCCGTCAGCTCTTCCGCCCCGACCCGCAGGACTACGAGAAGAACGCGCCCTATTGCAGCTTCCACTATCCCGTCGGCGACACGCAGGTGCAGCTCGTCTTCCGCATGAACGAGGCAGGGATCTCAAAGCGCGATCCTGCATGGCTGCGCACGCAGAAGACACGCCTCGACGACGGGCGCTGGGCGAGCCGCACGGACGAGCAGGGCACGGGCGTCCTCACCGCCGTGCATTTCGAGCTCGACAACAGTGTCACACTCGTGTATCAATACCCGTGGCAGGAGAATCCCGTCTACATCCCGCTCGATGAGGACGGCAACCCGAAAGATGAGGCGGAGGAGTAA
- a CDS encoding OPT family oligopeptide transporter yields MKDSQNEFMQHELRLPELTVRGMLLGAILTIIFTASNVYLGLKVGLTFSSAIPAAVISMAVLKMAKDANILENNMVQTQASAAGTLSAIIFIIPGMLMIGYWQGFEFWQTLVVSACGGCLGVLFTIPLRRAMVVHSDLAYPEGVAAAEILKVGSHTKEDGKSDSGLKEILAGSAVAGIIAFLTNGLQVLGGSLSAWFHVGRGMTQLPLGYSTALVGAGYLIGIASGLAMLVGIGIAWAGFVPYFTMTEALPDGMTLQKFAGAVYQQKVRLIGAGAMGVAAIWTLITLARPVIDGVKESIAGARADDAERGLHRMDIDMTMKSIALVFGVTVIGLLAIFYVFVSPENIPPSQKLIFTIVGVGVAVLMGFFVAAACAYMAGLVGTSSSPISGIGILGIIVASLVMYSLCASFGIFDMPGGEKFATATAIFTTSIILAIACISNDNMQDLKTGWLVGATPWRQQVALLIGCVVGALVIAPVLNLLYEAYGFPGAMPREGMDPAQALSAPQAVLMTTIAQGIFSSKLAWEYIYIGIGVGIVLVLIDLFLKRTTRNLCLPPLAVGMGIYLPPVIQTPLVVGAILGYFLNRHLRKTGGAEAEATGLRRGTLFASGLIVGESIVGVLLAGLIVLSVSNGGDENPLAMVGSDFADTAEMLGLIVFLAILALFSKVVLSGKKSS; encoded by the coding sequence ATGAAAGATTCGCAGAACGAGTTCATGCAGCACGAGCTCAGACTCCCTGAGCTGACCGTGCGCGGCATGCTGCTCGGCGCGATCCTCACGATCATCTTCACTGCCTCGAACGTCTACCTCGGCCTCAAGGTTGGTCTGACGTTCTCGTCCGCGATTCCGGCGGCGGTCATCTCGATGGCAGTGCTCAAGATGGCAAAGGACGCGAACATCCTCGAGAACAACATGGTGCAGACGCAGGCGTCGGCGGCGGGAACGCTGTCCGCCATCATCTTCATCATCCCGGGTATGCTCATGATCGGCTACTGGCAGGGCTTCGAGTTCTGGCAGACGCTCGTCGTCTCGGCGTGCGGCGGCTGTCTCGGTGTGCTCTTCACGATTCCCCTGCGCCGCGCAATGGTCGTGCACAGCGACCTCGCCTACCCCGAGGGTGTTGCCGCTGCTGAGATTCTAAAGGTCGGCAGCCACACAAAGGAGGACGGCAAGTCAGACTCAGGTCTGAAGGAAATCCTCGCAGGCAGTGCCGTCGCGGGCATCATCGCATTCCTAACGAACGGTCTGCAGGTGCTCGGTGGCTCGCTCTCGGCGTGGTTCCACGTCGGCCGCGGCATGACCCAGCTGCCGCTCGGCTATTCCACCGCGCTCGTGGGTGCGGGCTACCTCATCGGCATTGCAAGTGGACTTGCCATGCTGGTGGGTATCGGCATCGCATGGGCGGGCTTCGTCCCCTACTTCACCATGACGGAGGCTCTGCCCGACGGCATGACCCTCCAAAAATTTGCAGGAGCCGTCTATCAGCAGAAGGTACGCCTCATCGGCGCAGGCGCGATGGGCGTCGCAGCGATTTGGACGCTCATCACCCTCGCCCGCCCCGTCATCGACGGCGTGAAGGAATCCATCGCAGGCGCACGCGCGGATGACGCGGAAAGGGGTCTGCACCGCATGGACATCGACATGACGATGAAGAGCATTGCGCTCGTCTTCGGTGTGACGGTCATCGGACTTCTCGCGATCTTCTACGTCTTTGTCAGCCCCGAGAACATCCCACCGAGTCAGAAACTCATCTTCACCATCGTCGGCGTCGGTGTCGCCGTGCTCATGGGATTCTTCGTCGCCGCTGCCTGTGCCTATATGGCAGGGCTTGTCGGCACATCCTCGAGCCCGATCTCGGGCATCGGCATCCTCGGTATCATCGTCGCCTCCCTCGTCATGTACTCGCTCTGCGCCTCGTTCGGCATCTTTGACATGCCCGGCGGCGAGAAGTTTGCGACGGCGACCGCCATCTTTACAACCTCGATCATCCTCGCGATTGCGTGTATCTCGAACGACAATATGCAGGATCTCAAGACGGGCTGGCTCGTCGGTGCAACGCCCTGGCGTCAGCAGGTCGCGCTGCTCATCGGCTGCGTGGTCGGCGCGCTCGTCATTGCCCCCGTGCTGAACCTCCTCTACGAGGCATACGGCTTCCCCGGTGCAATGCCGCGCGAGGGCATGGATCCGGCACAGGCGCTCTCCGCACCGCAGGCGGTACTCATGACGACGATTGCACAGGGCATCTTCTCGAGCAAGCTCGCGTGGGAATACATCTACATTGGCATCGGTGTCGGCATCGTGCTCGTCCTCATCGACCTCTTCCTCAAGCGCACGACGCGCAATCTCTGCCTACCGCCGCTCGCTGTCGGCATGGGCATCTACCTCCCGCCCGTCATCCAGACACCGCTCGTTGTCGGCGCGATCCTCGGCTACTTCCTGAATCGCCACCTGCGCAAGACGGGCGGTGCGGAGGCGGAGGCGACGGGTCTCAGGCGCGGCACGCTCTTTGCCTCGGGGCTGATCGTCGGCGAGTCCATCGTCGGCGTCCTGCTTGCAGGACTCATCGTCCTCTCCGTCTCGAACGGCGGCGACGAGAATCCGCTCGCGATGGTCGGCAGCGACTTCGCCGACACCGCCGAGATGCTCGGCCTCATCGTCTTCCTTGCCATCCTCGCCCTCTTCAGTAAGGTGGTACTGAGCGGGAAGAAATCCTCGTAA
- the mqnE gene encoding aminofutalosine synthase MqnE, translating to MHSEYLDIEKKIECGERLTREDGLRLFACRDIAWIGALADRVRREKCGDIVYYNVNCHVNLTNICLAHCKFCAFGRDAEDKGAYEMSVEDAVAHVADAMRDPHLAGLHVVSGLHPDWTFEDYLMRLKALHEAFPTLYLKGFTGVEITHFAKSSGLSVREVLVRLKEAGLQSIAGGGAEILTDRVREELCPNKATADEWLETHRTAHELGIKTNASMLYGHIETHEERVEHMMRLRDLQDETGGFQTFIPFPFLPSNTELGRTVRQTSMWDDLRTIAISRLMLDNFKNIKAYWVMLTVPVAQVALCFGANDIDGTVHKETILHDAGAKSPRALSEDHIIRVIREIGRTPAACDSNFNIIETY from the coding sequence TTGCACAGCGAATACTTGGATATTGAGAAAAAAATCGAGTGCGGCGAGCGGTTGACGCGCGAGGATGGGCTGCGGCTCTTTGCGTGCCGTGACATCGCATGGATCGGTGCGCTTGCCGACCGCGTGCGGCGCGAGAAATGCGGCGATATTGTCTACTACAACGTGAACTGTCACGTGAACCTCACGAATATCTGCCTTGCGCACTGCAAGTTCTGCGCGTTCGGACGCGATGCCGAAGACAAGGGCGCCTATGAGATGAGCGTGGAGGATGCGGTGGCGCACGTTGCGGATGCGATGCGTGATCCGCATCTGGCGGGGCTGCACGTCGTGAGCGGTCTGCACCCGGACTGGACGTTCGAGGACTATCTTATGCGTCTCAAAGCTCTGCATGAGGCATTTCCAACGCTCTACCTGAAGGGCTTTACGGGCGTGGAGATCACGCATTTTGCAAAGAGTTCGGGGCTCTCGGTGCGCGAGGTACTCGTGCGTCTCAAGGAGGCGGGGCTTCAGTCCATCGCGGGCGGCGGTGCGGAGATCCTGACCGACCGCGTGCGCGAGGAGCTATGCCCGAACAAGGCGACGGCAGACGAGTGGCTCGAGACGCACCGCACGGCGCACGAACTCGGCATCAAGACGAATGCGTCGATGCTCTACGGACACATCGAGACGCACGAGGAGCGCGTGGAGCATATGATGCGTCTGCGCGATCTGCAGGACGAGACGGGCGGCTTTCAGACGTTCATCCCGTTCCCGTTCCTGCCGTCGAATACGGAGCTCGGGCGGACGGTGCGGCAGACGTCGATGTGGGACGATCTCCGCACGATTGCGATTTCGCGTCTGATGCTCGACAACTTTAAGAACATCAAGGCGTACTGGGTCATGCTGACCGTCCCCGTGGCGCAGGTCGCGCTGTGCTTCGGTGCGAACGATATTGACGGCACAGTGCACAAGGAGACAATCCTGCACGATGCGGGAGCAAAGAGTCCGCGCGCTCTCTCGGAGGATCATATCATCCGCGTCATCCGCGAGATCGGGCGTACGCCCGCCGCGTGTGACTCGAACTTCAATATTATTGAGACGTATTGA